Proteins from a genomic interval of Rubinisphaera italica:
- the mtnA gene encoding S-methyl-5-thioribose-1-phosphate isomerase, with protein MKTIEWIGDVDGHLRLLDQTKLPTETTFLDCETPEDVYGAIKRLSVRGAPAIGVSAAYGIIVGLRDVIQTDRATFDQQFNKVCTYLADSRPTAVNLFWAIDRMQKLAQAESQLDPAAMRKRLLEEARTIDDEDREMCDAIGRFGAELIPQGAGVLTHCNTGALATAGMGTAFSVLYSAHKQGKNIHVYADETRPLLQGARLTAWELLQHGIPGTLICDSMAAWVMKEGKIQAVVTGADRIAANGDSANKIGTYSAAVLAKAHNIPFYIAAPSSTFDLSLATGEEIPIEQRDSAEITHGYGKQTAPLEIDTYNPAFDVTPAEYIAGLITERGVIQPVTTEEIAKVIAD; from the coding sequence ATGAAAACCATTGAATGGATTGGCGATGTCGATGGACATTTACGCCTGCTGGATCAGACGAAACTTCCGACCGAAACGACATTTCTGGACTGCGAAACTCCCGAGGATGTTTACGGAGCGATCAAACGGCTGAGTGTTCGTGGTGCTCCTGCGATTGGAGTATCTGCCGCTTATGGGATCATTGTCGGGCTTCGAGATGTGATTCAGACAGATCGAGCCACATTCGATCAGCAGTTTAATAAAGTTTGTACTTATCTGGCGGATAGTCGTCCGACAGCTGTGAACTTGTTCTGGGCAATTGATCGGATGCAGAAGTTGGCACAGGCGGAATCTCAATTGGATCCAGCAGCTATGCGGAAACGATTGCTCGAAGAAGCGCGGACAATTGATGACGAAGATCGCGAAATGTGCGATGCGATCGGACGTTTCGGAGCCGAGTTAATTCCGCAGGGAGCCGGTGTGCTCACACATTGCAACACCGGAGCATTAGCAACCGCTGGAATGGGCACGGCCTTCTCGGTACTTTACTCAGCTCATAAGCAGGGGAAAAACATTCACGTTTATGCCGATGAAACTCGTCCCCTCTTACAAGGGGCTCGTTTAACAGCCTGGGAACTTCTCCAGCATGGCATTCCCGGCACACTCATCTGCGATTCAATGGCAGCCTGGGTGATGAAAGAGGGCAAAATTCAAGCAGTCGTCACAGGAGCAGACCGCATCGCTGCCAATGGAGACTCCGCCAATAAAATTGGAACCTATTCTGCGGCAGTCCTCGCCAAGGCGCACAACATTCCATTTTACATCGCTGCTCCATCAAGCACGTTCGATCTTTCATTAGCCACTGGCGAAGAGATTCCGATCGAACAACGAGATTCAGCCGAAATCACACACGGCTATGGTAAGCAGACCGCTCCACTGGAAATAGACACTTACAACCCGGCTTTTGATGTGACTCCCGCGGAGTATATTGCCGGGCTGATCACCGAACGCGGCGTGATTCAACCGGTTACAACAGAAGAAATCGCGAAAGTGATTGCCGATTGA
- a CDS encoding 4-hydroxybenzoate octaprenyltransferase, with protein MTTAQSTPTSTFKNYLGLIRFSHTIFALPFALLSAAIAWRTQVEFRVQDLCGILLCMVFARTSAMAFNRYADRKIDAENPRTKSRHIPAGILSARQVLGLTIFSGLAFVASTLLFFPNRTPLILSVPVLVFLLGYSYVKRFSMWAHYWLAAALMLSPIATWIALTGTVDPSLWWLAAAIFFWVGGFDIIYACQDAEFDRQAGLFSIPARIGIPKALKLAALSHFLCAITLILFAWTSPLSWLFLASVIVVALLLIYEHALVTPQDLSRAGVAFFNINAIISIGLFLFGIADLWFTR; from the coding sequence ATGACTACTGCTCAGAGCACTCCTACATCGACGTTCAAAAATTATCTGGGGCTGATTCGATTCAGTCACACGATTTTTGCATTGCCGTTTGCATTGCTCAGTGCCGCAATCGCCTGGAGGACTCAAGTTGAATTTCGGGTACAGGATTTGTGTGGAATTCTCCTGTGCATGGTGTTTGCCCGCACATCTGCGATGGCCTTTAATCGATATGCTGATCGTAAAATCGATGCGGAGAATCCGCGGACGAAAAGTCGTCACATCCCCGCTGGAATTCTTTCGGCCAGACAGGTCCTGGGGCTGACGATTTTCAGTGGACTGGCTTTCGTCGCCAGCACACTGCTGTTTTTTCCCAATCGAACTCCGCTGATTCTCTCCGTTCCCGTTCTTGTGTTTTTACTGGGCTATTCCTACGTGAAACGTTTCAGCATGTGGGCTCACTACTGGCTGGCTGCAGCATTGATGCTCTCGCCCATCGCGACTTGGATTGCCTTGACGGGAACCGTCGATCCCAGTTTATGGTGGCTGGCAGCTGCGATTTTCTTCTGGGTGGGCGGATTTGATATCATTTATGCCTGTCAGGATGCCGAGTTCGATCGGCAGGCTGGGCTATTCAGCATCCCGGCTCGAATTGGAATACCTAAAGCGCTGAAACTGGCTGCTTTGAGCCATTTCCTCTGTGCGATCACCCTGATTCTGTTCGCGTGGACAAGTCCACTTTCCTGGCTGTTTTTGGCCAGTGTAATCGTTGTGGCTCTGTTATTGATCTACGAGCATGCCCTCGTCACTCCTCAGGATCTCTCGCGGGCAGGCGTCGCATTCTTTAATATCAATGCGATTATCAGCATTGGCCTGTTTCTGTTCGGAATTGCAGACCTGTGGTTCACTCGATAA
- the mqnE gene encoding aminofutalosine synthase MqnE — protein MPQADIQKRVAEIEEKVYSGTRLSIEDGLFLDRSVDLLTLGRLAHHVRVQRNGHYAYYNTNIHLNPTNVCVYRCRFCAFRSDLKADKAYVFTDEMVRERVREAQEKGATEIHVVGGLHHQKKFDWYLNLVRVIHETDPDIHIKAWTGVEMNWFSHITKKPYDWVIQELIDVGLGSMPGGGAEIFDETIRKQLCEHKSDSERWLEIHRTAHQLGLRTNATMLYGHVEEAEHRIDHLNRLRTLQDETGGFQTFIPLAFHPENTGLDYLPKPTGQMDLRMIALSRLMLDNFDHIKAYWIMLGEATAQIALGFGADDIDGTVVHETIYHDAGAKTPQALTVPALHRMIREAGCEPVERDTLYRRVIRDGHRWSIGEPVLA, from the coding sequence ATGCCACAAGCAGATATTCAAAAACGAGTTGCGGAAATCGAAGAGAAGGTCTACTCAGGAACACGTCTGTCTATCGAGGATGGTTTGTTTCTGGATCGCTCAGTCGATCTGCTGACATTGGGGCGACTGGCCCATCACGTTCGCGTGCAGAGAAATGGTCATTACGCTTATTACAACACCAACATTCATCTGAACCCAACCAATGTGTGCGTATATCGCTGTCGATTTTGCGCATTCCGTTCCGATCTGAAAGCCGACAAAGCCTATGTGTTTACGGATGAAATGGTCCGCGAACGTGTCCGGGAGGCTCAGGAAAAAGGGGCTACGGAAATCCATGTGGTGGGTGGATTGCATCATCAGAAAAAATTCGACTGGTATCTCAATCTGGTTCGAGTAATCCATGAGACCGATCCGGATATTCACATCAAAGCCTGGACCGGTGTCGAAATGAACTGGTTCAGCCACATCACGAAGAAGCCTTATGACTGGGTCATTCAGGAATTGATCGATGTTGGACTGGGCAGTATGCCTGGTGGTGGTGCAGAAATTTTTGATGAAACGATCCGCAAGCAACTTTGTGAACATAAATCAGATTCCGAACGCTGGCTCGAAATCCATCGAACTGCTCATCAACTTGGTTTACGCACAAATGCAACGATGCTTTACGGTCATGTCGAAGAGGCCGAGCATCGAATTGATCACCTGAATAGACTGCGAACTTTGCAGGATGAAACCGGCGGATTTCAGACCTTCATTCCACTGGCATTTCATCCGGAAAATACTGGCTTGGATTATCTTCCCAAACCAACTGGTCAAATGGATTTGCGAATGATTGCCCTGAGCCGTTTAATGCTTGATAACTTCGATCACATTAAGGCGTACTGGATTATGCTTGGAGAAGCGACCGCTCAAATCGCACTCGGTTTTGGAGCAGACGATATCGACGGCACCGTTGTGCACGAAACGATCTATCACGATGCGGGGGCCAAAACGCCGCAAGCTTTGACAGTGCCCGCATTGCACCGCATGATTCGCGAAGCTGGTTGCGAACCTGTGGAACGCGATACGCTTTATCGACGCGTTATTCGCGATGGGCATCGCTGGTCAATTGGCGAACCGGTACTGGCGTAA
- a CDS encoding phosphatidate cytidylyltransferase translates to MQSSPVVQPAKKSRNLRWRLIISAILISSLGILFYFDHKIGRSAPVLLLLCLFLAIRGSWEMTNLLKTRSFQPKFLLVALGSVSIILATWLKPLGIGETQGVDLSYLGPTMLTFSLVMMALFMMSALRFREPGQSMETLSAEIMSVVYVGVFLSMTAQLRWVAGPQAGYLVLGSLIVAAKGGDVGAFTLGKLFGRKKLNPLLSPGKTWWGARGALVASAFFSWLWLTYMPPVFNPNWEACPWPLSILYGIVVGVVGMLGDLCESLIKRDVGKKDSAPLMPGFGGILDILDSVLYTGPVAYLFWSLFPMASWV, encoded by the coding sequence ATGCAATCTTCTCCTGTCGTCCAGCCCGCAAAAAAAAGTCGAAACCTGCGGTGGCGACTGATCATTTCTGCGATCCTCATTTCTTCTCTGGGCATCCTGTTTTACTTTGATCATAAAATCGGACGCAGCGCCCCGGTTCTTTTATTACTTTGCTTGTTCCTGGCCATTCGTGGTTCCTGGGAAATGACGAATCTGCTCAAGACACGATCCTTCCAACCCAAGTTTCTGTTGGTGGCCTTGGGAAGCGTCTCTATCATTCTGGCAACGTGGTTAAAACCTTTGGGAATTGGGGAAACACAGGGAGTCGATCTCTCTTACCTCGGCCCGACGATGCTCACGTTTAGCCTGGTAATGATGGCCTTGTTCATGATGTCTGCTCTGCGCTTTCGAGAGCCCGGCCAAAGTATGGAGACGCTCAGCGCCGAAATTATGAGTGTTGTATATGTTGGCGTATTCCTGAGCATGACCGCTCAACTCCGCTGGGTCGCCGGTCCACAGGCGGGTTATCTGGTATTGGGTTCGCTCATCGTCGCCGCTAAAGGGGGCGATGTGGGTGCATTTACTCTCGGAAAGCTTTTCGGACGCAAGAAGTTGAATCCACTGCTCAGCCCCGGCAAAACGTGGTGGGGCGCTCGGGGTGCACTCGTCGCGTCTGCATTTTTCTCCTGGCTTTGGCTGACCTATATGCCTCCAGTGTTTAATCCCAACTGGGAAGCCTGCCCGTGGCCGCTGTCCATTCTTTACGGCATCGTTGTGGGAGTCGTCGGCATGTTGGGGGATCTTTGCGAATCACTCATCAAACGGGATGTCGGAAAAAAGGACTCCGCTCCTCTCATGCCTGGCTTTGGCGGAATTCTCGATATCCTCGATAGCGTCCTTTATACTGGCCCCGTTGCATATCTCTTCTGGAGTTTATTCCCGATGGCAAGTTGGGTGTAA
- a CDS encoding isoprenyl transferase: METEIKTSSEAIQEKTSAEDSQALDAAPLPRHVAIIMDGNGRWAQRKGMPRIEGHRNGVKTVRKIVRTAAKAGVEYLTLYCLSSENWKRPPAELSFLMFLLKKYLVDERKEILRQKLQFRTIGRTEELSAGILDEINKTKKLSADNTGMTLCLALNYGARGEIIDAVRKLAEQVERGELQPGQIDEQILSNSLDTTGMPDPDLVIRTAGEMRISNFLLWQISYSELWVTDKHWPEFTEADFHMAMQDYVKRDRRFGGLNS; the protein is encoded by the coding sequence ATGGAAACAGAAATCAAAACATCGTCGGAAGCGATCCAGGAAAAGACTTCAGCTGAAGATTCTCAGGCATTAGATGCTGCCCCCCTTCCCCGTCACGTGGCCATCATCATGGATGGCAACGGTCGCTGGGCTCAGCGAAAAGGGATGCCTCGGATTGAAGGTCATCGCAATGGCGTAAAAACAGTTCGCAAAATTGTACGAACTGCTGCTAAAGCCGGGGTCGAGTATTTGACGCTTTACTGCCTGAGCAGTGAAAACTGGAAACGTCCTCCTGCAGAACTTTCTTTTCTGATGTTCCTGCTCAAGAAATATCTGGTCGATGAGCGAAAAGAAATTCTCAGACAGAAACTTCAGTTTCGCACAATTGGTAGAACAGAGGAATTGTCAGCAGGCATTCTCGACGAGATCAATAAGACAAAAAAACTCTCGGCCGATAATACTGGCATGACACTCTGTCTGGCACTCAATTATGGGGCACGTGGAGAAATTATCGATGCTGTTCGGAAGTTAGCCGAGCAAGTTGAACGAGGAGAACTTCAGCCTGGGCAGATCGATGAGCAGATCCTCTCCAACTCACTCGATACTACCGGCATGCCCGATCCTGACCTGGTCATTCGCACAGCAGGAGAAATGCGGATCAGCAATTTTCTACTCTGGCAAATCAGCTATTCTGAATTGTGGGTGACGGACAAACATTGGCCGGAATTTACTGAAGCCGATTTCCATATGGCGATGCAGGATTATGTCAAACGGGATCGCCGTTTCGGAGGATTGAATAGTTAG
- a CDS encoding carbon storage regulator, producing the protein MKVLSRSVSESFVIDDHIMVTVKAIKKEMVVLSLESLRNEFPYREETITLNQMEQVLPEALKR; encoded by the coding sequence ATGAAAGTATTGTCTCGAAGCGTGTCTGAGAGTTTCGTTATTGACGACCATATTATGGTCACGGTGAAAGCGATCAAAAAAGAGATGGTCGTTTTATCACTCGAATCTTTACGAAACGAGTTCCCCTATCGTGAAGAAACGATTACGCTTAATCAAATGGAGCAAGTTTTACCGGAGGCTCTCAAGAGATAA
- a CDS encoding nucleoside permease: MSSKSPEAKAAANAAIVTRLSAMMFIQFFVWGAWFTSLSACLITNGIGDAQGGAYGSAPIAAIFAPLFLGLIADRFFASEFVMGVLMVLGGFFMCAVPHYAALGDSSTVVWLFTAHMICYMPTLGLSNTIAFSNIPSQNDFPKIRVWGTIGWIVAGLLVGFLGWSLSTNMFWLAGIASLIFGVYSFTLPHTPPPAKGQKVEFRNLLMLDALKLLSRPNFAVFIICSTLICIPLAYYYGITSNYLTTVGFEQPASSMTLGQMSEIVFMLLIPYFLRHLGVKWMILIGMLAWVTRYALFAVGAPDQVAWMIFLAIILHGICYDFFFVTGFIYTDQKAPKEIRGQAQSMLVFFTQGVGMYFGYWVAFARQGTTVPSQQALQDAIKEARPEEVLSFGQKLTKMFSVDLPPVDPALVSETMAQWQAFWWVPAGMAALIAVIFFAFFWDREVEEAITEVSAEDEAGLSDIVQ; encoded by the coding sequence ATGTCATCGAAATCCCCCGAAGCAAAAGCTGCAGCCAATGCCGCTATTGTCACCCGTCTCTCGGCCATGATGTTCATCCAGTTCTTTGTCTGGGGAGCGTGGTTCACTTCACTCTCTGCCTGCCTGATAACAAACGGCATCGGCGATGCGCAAGGGGGAGCTTATGGAAGTGCGCCCATCGCCGCAATTTTCGCCCCGTTATTTCTGGGACTGATTGCCGACCGGTTCTTCGCCTCGGAATTCGTGATGGGTGTGTTAATGGTACTGGGAGGCTTCTTCATGTGTGCGGTGCCGCATTACGCGGCACTGGGAGATTCGTCGACCGTCGTCTGGCTGTTCACGGCTCATATGATCTGTTACATGCCGACGTTGGGACTCAGTAACACAATTGCCTTTTCCAACATCCCCAGCCAGAACGATTTCCCAAAGATCCGCGTCTGGGGGACGATTGGTTGGATTGTCGCCGGATTGCTCGTCGGCTTCCTGGGCTGGTCATTGAGTACAAATATGTTCTGGCTAGCCGGGATTGCTTCGCTCATCTTTGGTGTGTACAGCTTCACACTGCCACATACCCCACCACCAGCCAAAGGGCAGAAAGTCGAATTTCGAAACTTGCTGATGCTCGATGCCCTCAAGCTACTCTCCCGACCAAACTTCGCGGTGTTCATTATCTGCTCGACTTTAATCTGTATTCCCCTGGCTTATTATTATGGAATCACATCCAACTATTTGACAACAGTCGGTTTTGAGCAGCCTGCATCTTCCATGACACTCGGCCAGATGTCAGAAATCGTATTTATGCTGCTGATCCCTTACTTTCTCAGACATCTCGGCGTCAAATGGATGATCCTCATCGGCATGCTTGCCTGGGTGACTCGTTACGCTTTGTTCGCAGTTGGCGCTCCTGACCAGGTTGCCTGGATGATTTTCCTGGCCATCATTTTGCATGGGATTTGTTACGACTTCTTCTTTGTGACGGGATTCATTTACACCGATCAAAAAGCTCCCAAAGAAATTCGTGGACAGGCACAGTCCATGCTTGTTTTCTTCACTCAAGGTGTCGGTATGTATTTCGGTTACTGGGTGGCATTTGCAAGGCAAGGCACAACTGTTCCCAGCCAGCAGGCATTGCAGGATGCGATTAAAGAAGCCCGTCCTGAAGAAGTGCTTTCGTTTGGTCAAAAGTTGACGAAAATGTTTTCCGTCGATTTGCCTCCGGTCGATCCTGCACTGGTTTCCGAAACGATGGCTCAATGGCAAGCCTTCTGGTGGGTTCCTGCCGGGATGGCGGCTTTGATTGCTGTTATCTTCTTTGCGTTCTTCTGGGATCGTGAAGTTGAAGAAGCGATTACGGAAGTTTCAGCCGAGGATGAAGCTGGGTTGTCGGATATCGTTCAGTAA
- the serC gene encoding 3-phosphoserine/phosphohydroxythreonine transaminase: MTQRVYNFSAGPAVMPVEVLEEARENMLSLGETGIGVMEHSHRGKPFVAVAEEAEANCRKLAGIPDDYDVLFLQGGASSQFFMIPQNFLEQGKTADYLVTGSWSKKAIKEAKLLGSTNIACSSEDRNFCYIPKDCNYSDNSAYVHFTSNNTIFGTEFASEPEVPEGSPLICDASSDIFSRPLDISKYGLLYGGAQKNLGPSGVTLVIIRKDLVAKGPSDIPAMLQYRTHAENDSMYNTPPTFGLYTMGLVFKWILDNGGLEGMARHNAEKAKPLYDYLDQSQLFKPTADKDSRSLMNVCFVTGDDTLDAKFVSESKAAGFDGLKGHRSVGGMRASIYNAFPKQGVVDLVSFMKDFESKNS; encoded by the coding sequence ATGACACAGCGAGTTTATAACTTTTCTGCAGGACCAGCGGTTATGCCAGTGGAAGTTCTCGAAGAAGCCCGCGAAAATATGCTTTCTCTCGGAGAGACCGGCATCGGCGTGATGGAACACTCCCATCGCGGCAAGCCATTCGTGGCCGTTGCTGAAGAGGCAGAAGCCAATTGCCGCAAACTGGCCGGTATCCCCGATGATTATGATGTCCTCTTCCTGCAGGGAGGCGCATCTTCGCAATTCTTTATGATTCCCCAGAACTTTCTCGAACAGGGAAAGACGGCTGACTATCTGGTCACTGGATCCTGGTCGAAAAAAGCGATCAAGGAAGCCAAGCTGTTAGGGAGCACAAATATCGCCTGCAGCAGTGAAGATCGCAACTTCTGCTACATCCCTAAAGACTGCAACTACAGCGACAACTCCGCGTATGTGCACTTCACATCGAACAACACAATTTTCGGGACCGAATTTGCCAGCGAGCCGGAAGTTCCTGAAGGTTCTCCTCTTATCTGTGATGCGAGTAGCGATATTTTCTCACGACCACTCGATATTTCCAAATATGGCCTTCTCTACGGTGGAGCCCAGAAAAATCTCGGTCCCAGTGGTGTGACGTTGGTTATTATTCGCAAGGATCTGGTCGCCAAAGGACCTTCCGACATTCCAGCCATGTTGCAGTACCGCACACATGCCGAGAACGATTCCATGTATAACACTCCGCCAACCTTTGGCTTGTATACAATGGGATTGGTTTTCAAATGGATTCTGGACAACGGCGGACTCGAAGGAATGGCCAGGCATAATGCCGAGAAAGCCAAGCCGTTGTACGATTACCTCGATCAAAGTCAGTTGTTCAAACCGACAGCCGACAAAGACAGTCGTTCGTTGATGAATGTCTGTTTTGTGACTGGTGATGATACTCTCGATGCCAAGTTCGTTTCCGAATCCAAAGCCGCCGGTTTCGATGGTCTGAAAGGTCACCGCAGCGTGGGCGGGATGCGTGCCAGCATTTACAACGCCTTCCCAAAGCAGGGCGTCGTCGATCTGGTCAGCTTCATGAAAGATTTTGAGAGCAAGAACAGCTAA
- the der gene encoding ribosome biogenesis GTPase Der: MSVPKIAIVGRPNVGKSSIFNWLSGRMVSVVDPTAGVTRDRVMQLLFHNDRYFEVIDTGGIGIVDSDDLSEDVEYQIRVALEEAVAIVFVVDGIQGITPLDQEVAEQLRRIDRPKLLVVNKCESTRTDMEMPQFFGLADAEVLQTSVKANRNRMELLDAIVKLMPDASETEFSEGTDLSADPVMKLAIVGRRNVGKSTFINSLAQTDRMIVSEIAGTTRDSVDVRFELDEKAFIAIDTPGVRKKKSLANDIEFYGLVRAQKSIRRADVVMVLFDATKTISKVDKQLVEEIEKNYKPCIFVVNKWDLGLEQKMTSEKWGEYLIKSFASMRHVPIAFITAKDDKNIRKLINLAQSIYKQGQERVSTGLLNRIVEQAVERNPPPMRRNKRPKVYYATQVSTLPPTIVVKCNQPILFDPAWKRYFLGYLREELPFQEVPIKLYFRPKNEESNPFVN, encoded by the coding sequence ATGTCCGTCCCCAAAATCGCAATTGTTGGTCGTCCGAATGTCGGCAAGAGTTCGATTTTCAACTGGCTTTCCGGAAGAATGGTTTCCGTTGTCGATCCGACCGCCGGTGTCACCCGCGATCGCGTCATGCAGTTGCTGTTTCACAATGACCGCTACTTTGAAGTGATTGACACGGGCGGAATCGGCATCGTCGATAGCGATGACTTGTCTGAGGATGTCGAATATCAGATTCGAGTCGCCCTGGAAGAAGCCGTTGCGATTGTCTTTGTGGTCGATGGGATTCAAGGGATCACCCCGCTCGATCAGGAAGTGGCCGAGCAGTTGCGTCGTATTGATCGCCCGAAACTGCTGGTCGTCAATAAATGTGAATCGACCCGCACCGACATGGAAATGCCGCAATTCTTTGGACTGGCCGATGCGGAAGTGCTGCAGACGAGTGTGAAAGCGAACCGAAATCGTATGGAATTGCTCGATGCCATCGTCAAACTGATGCCGGATGCCTCGGAAACGGAATTCTCAGAAGGGACTGACCTCTCAGCCGATCCGGTAATGAAGCTGGCAATCGTCGGACGCAGAAATGTCGGCAAAAGTACTTTCATCAACTCGCTGGCTCAGACGGATCGTATGATCGTCAGCGAAATCGCAGGCACAACGCGTGACAGTGTCGATGTGCGATTCGAATTGGATGAAAAAGCCTTTATCGCAATTGATACGCCGGGCGTACGCAAAAAGAAATCTCTGGCGAATGATATCGAGTTTTACGGACTGGTCCGGGCTCAGAAAAGTATTCGTCGAGCAGACGTGGTTATGGTGTTGTTCGATGCGACAAAAACAATATCTAAAGTCGATAAGCAACTCGTCGAAGAAATCGAGAAGAATTACAAGCCCTGTATTTTTGTCGTCAATAAATGGGATCTGGGTCTCGAACAGAAGATGACATCCGAGAAGTGGGGCGAATATCTAATCAAATCGTTTGCATCGATGCGTCATGTTCCGATTGCCTTCATCACGGCTAAGGATGACAAGAACATCCGCAAGTTGATCAATCTGGCGCAGTCAATTTATAAGCAGGGACAGGAGCGGGTTTCCACAGGTCTGCTCAATAGAATTGTGGAACAGGCTGTTGAACGTAATCCGCCGCCGATGCGCCGCAACAAGCGACCGAAGGTCTACTACGCAACTCAAGTCAGCACACTGCCACCCACAATTGTCGTCAAATGCAATCAGCCGATTCTGTTCGATCCCGCCTGGAAGCGGTATTTCCTGGGGTACCTTCGCGAAGAACTCCCCTTTCAGGAAGTCCCCATCAAATTGTATTTCCGCCCGAAGAACGAAGAGTCAAATCCTTTTGTTAACTAG
- a CDS encoding thioredoxin-like domain-containing protein codes for MTKPHWTGLLTLAFMCFVLGISKGFTQADETPPTAAGESPFPQRFDAPSFEGGHGWLNTSEPLDWKDLKGKVVLIDFWTYCCINCMHVLPDLEYLENKYPNELVVIGVHSAKFENEQDTSAIRSAIQRYEIKHPVINDADMKVWQKFGSRSWPTLVIVDPEGKYIGYVSGEGNRKTLDGVISKLIDYHRTKGTLNEEPLKFELEAAKLAKTPLQFPGKVLADAENNWLFISDSNHNRIVVCRLDGTLVDVIGNGKEGLKDGSYSDAQFDHPQGMELVGTKLYVADTESHAVRVIDLMKKTVETLAGNGEQSRFRDPGGSLKEVSLNSPWAISELDGTLYIAMAGPHQLFKHKLGSQTIEVFAGSGREDIIDGSLTESALAQPSGITHDGKTLYFVDSEGSAVRKVDMENKTVTTIAGPRDLPQGRSLFEFGDIDKPGAEARFQHPIGVVYHNNKLYVADSYNHKIRTIDLTTGEVSSLLGTGTAGNTLGETPQLSEPAGLSVANDTLYIADTNNHRILTVNLKDNSMQELKIMGLKDPE; via the coding sequence ATGACAAAACCACATTGGACAGGCTTGCTCACACTGGCATTTATGTGTTTTGTACTGGGAATTTCAAAAGGCTTCACTCAAGCTGATGAAACTCCTCCAACTGCTGCAGGAGAAAGTCCATTTCCTCAGCGATTCGATGCGCCCAGTTTCGAAGGTGGGCATGGATGGCTGAATACGTCCGAACCGCTCGATTGGAAGGACTTAAAGGGGAAAGTTGTACTGATTGACTTCTGGACGTACTGCTGCATCAACTGTATGCACGTATTGCCGGACTTGGAATATCTGGAGAACAAGTATCCCAATGAACTGGTTGTAATCGGAGTCCACTCCGCCAAATTCGAGAATGAGCAGGACACTTCTGCAATCCGTTCGGCTATTCAACGCTATGAAATCAAGCATCCCGTCATTAACGATGCCGACATGAAAGTCTGGCAAAAGTTTGGCTCACGCAGTTGGCCGACATTAGTGATTGTCGACCCCGAAGGAAAATACATCGGCTATGTCTCCGGCGAAGGCAATCGTAAAACGCTCGATGGTGTCATCTCCAAATTGATCGACTACCACCGTACTAAGGGAACCCTCAACGAAGAACCTCTCAAATTCGAACTTGAAGCCGCCAAATTAGCCAAGACACCACTTCAGTTCCCCGGCAAAGTTCTGGCCGATGCAGAAAATAACTGGCTGTTCATCTCCGACAGCAATCACAACCGTATCGTCGTCTGTCGACTCGATGGAACGCTGGTCGATGTGATCGGCAACGGCAAGGAGGGACTCAAAGATGGATCGTATTCCGACGCTCAATTCGATCATCCTCAAGGCATGGAACTTGTCGGCACAAAACTTTATGTCGCCGATACCGAAAGTCATGCCGTTCGCGTGATCGATCTGATGAAGAAAACCGTCGAAACTCTCGCTGGTAACGGAGAACAGTCTCGTTTTCGCGACCCGGGTGGCTCATTGAAAGAAGTGAGTCTGAACAGTCCCTGGGCCATTTCCGAACTCGATGGCACACTTTACATCGCTATGGCGGGGCCGCATCAGTTGTTCAAGCACAAACTCGGCTCACAGACGATTGAAGTCTTCGCCGGTTCCGGACGGGAAGACATCATTGATGGTTCCCTGACAGAGTCTGCACTCGCGCAGCCTTCCGGAATTACACATGATGGTAAAACTCTATACTTCGTTGATAGCGAAGGCTCGGCTGTACGGAAAGTCGACATGGAGAACAAGACCGTCACGACAATTGCAGGCCCTCGGGATTTGCCTCAGGGACGCTCTCTATTCGAATTCGGTGATATCGACAAACCGGGAGCCGAGGCCCGTTTCCAGCATCCAATTGGCGTCGTCTATCACAATAACAAACTGTACGTTGCCGACAGCTACAACCACAAAATTCGCACTATCGACCTCACAACCGGCGAGGTCTCCTCTTTACTCGGCACGGGTACTGCAGGAAATACCCTCGGTGAAACTCCACAACTCTCCGAACCAGCTGGCCTCTCGGTCGCTAACGATACCCTGTATATCGCTGACACAAATAACCATCGCATCCTGACAGTCAACCTGAAAGATAACTCCATGCAGGAGTTGAAGATTATGGGCTTGAAAGATCCAGAATAA